CAAGTAATTTTTCAATACTATATTGTAAATTGTTTCATTTCAAAAATCTATTATATTGTTCGGAATGTTCGGGTTAGACTTCGGGTTGTCTGAGGTTAGACTTACGTTAGTCTAAAATCTATCTCCCCTACCCTATTGAATTTTCTTATTAAATACTTTAGCTATTTTAAGTACATGCTCTAAACTACCTTGAATTTCTAAAGTGGACATAGATTTAGCTGGTTGTCTTGCAATAACGATAATATCTTTCGTTATAATATCTTGTTTATGCACTTTAAAGTTTTCTCTTATCGCTCTTTTAATTTTATTTCTAGTAATAGCGTTACCTAATTTTTTCGAAACGCTAATCCCTAAGCGAAAATGTTCTTGTTCTTTATTATCATAGGTATATACTACGAATTGTCTATTTGCG
The DNA window shown above is from Staphylococcus sp. M0911 and carries:
- the rnpA gene encoding ribonuclease P protein component; the encoded protein is MEKAYRIKKNADFQKIYKRGKSVANRQFVVYTYDNKEQEHFRLGISVSKKLGNAITRNKIKRAIRENFKVHKQDIITKDIIVIARQPAKSMSTLEIQGSLEHVLKIAKVFNKKIQ